From the genome of Carnobacterium viridans:
AAGAAATTTTCCAAGAATTTGGCAATACTGTAAACTACTACATCGAAACCAAATCTCCTTCAGAAAATAAAGGAATGGAACAAGAATTATTTTCTCTATTGACTAAATATGATTTATTGGAAGATGTTGCAACTCATCAGCAAGTCATCATTCAATCATTCAGCGAAGAAAGTTTGCACTTGATCCACGATTTAAATAAGGATATCCCCCTTATTCAGTTGTATAATTTCGATAAATCAGCTGTTCTTTCAAATAATCAGCTTGATGCTATCTCTAAGTATGCGGTAGGAATTGGTGTTAACTATGCCTCCTTGACAAGTAACTTTGGAGATCAGATCCGTCATACCTCATTGCTGCTCCATCCGTATACCGTAAATACTGCCAAAGAAATTGCATCAGCTATTGAAATGGGAGCAACAGGTGTTTTTACCGATTACATTAAGGAAACAAGATAATCCGCAAAAAATACAGCAGGCTATCAATTAATGATAGACTGCTGTATTTTTTTTATTGATTATTCTTCTAAATAAGAAATGTCTTTTTGGACTGGGACTTTTGTACCGTCAAATTGTTTCTCAATGTACTCTTGGACTTCTTCATCATGATACAGTTCTCCTAATTTCAGGATATCTTCATTATCAGCATTCTCTTTTTGGGTAACGAGAATATTAACATTGGCTTTTGTTTCATCTGTAATCTCTTCATGGAAAATGGAATCTTCTAAAACATTCAACCCGCCTTCCATGGCAATTGTATTTCCTATTAAGACTAGGTCTACATCTTGTATCACTCGTGGACCTGTTGTGTCATCGATTTCAACGAATGTTAAGTTTTTAGGATTGTCGATAATATCACTCGTTGTTCCTAATACATCAAAATCATCAGGTAATGTAATCAGCCCTGCCGCTTCGAGCAATAGCAAACCTCTTGAAGCATTAGAAGGGTTGTCTGCAATCGCCACAACCAAGCCCTCAGTCACATCTTCAACCGAATCAACTTTATCCGAATAAATTCCCATTGGTTCTAAATAAGTTGTTGCGAAAGCCGCTAAATCTGATCCACTTTCTTCATTAAAAGATTCTAAGTAAGCCCATGATTGAAAGGCGTTAACATCCACTTCACCTTCGACTGTTGCGGTGTTCAATTGAGGACCACCATCTACCTCTTCAACTTCTAATGTGATTCCTGCTTCTTTTGCAGCATCAGATTGAGCAATGAATTCCCAAATCTGAAAGTCTGCCGCTTGGGATCCGACGACTATTGGTTGTGATTCATTTGAACCATTCTTTTTTGAAGAAGCGTTTTCCGAAACACCTTCCGTTGAACTACAAGCACCTAATACGAGAGTTGTAGTAATTAAAATGAATGAGAGAATACTTTGTTTTTTTTTCATACCTAACCGCCCCCTCTTTTATTTTAATGCATGGTCATACCACCAGTAACATTAATAGCCTGTCCAGTCATGTATGCAGACAAATGACTGGCTAAGAATAACACGACGTCTGCAATTTCCGATGCTTTTGCTGTGCGAGCAAGTGGAATTTGCGAGCAATCTTCGTCATAAATTTCTTCAGGCGTCATACCTCTAATAAGACCGCCTTCTACTCTTTCACGATGTTTCATTTCTGTTTCGACAACTCCAGGACAAACAGCATTGACCAAGATATTGTCCTTTGCCAATTCTTTTGCCAAGGTTTTAGTGAGTCCTAAAACAGCATGTTTAGATGCCACATAAGTTCCTAATGCGGTATAGCCATTTTTACCAGCTTGTGAAGCAATCTGAATAATACGACCACCGTTTCCTGCTTTTTGCATCAGTTTCCCAACATTTTTTGAAGTCAAATAGACCCCTTTTGCGTTCACATCCATAACCTTGTCCCAATCTAGAACTTGACTATCTACCATTAAATCCATAGTTGAAATACCTGCACTATTTACTAAAATATTAACTTTTCCGAATGCCTCTAACGTGCTTTTCAACAAATCATTAACAGATTCTTCTGAAGCAACATTCAATTTTGAAACGGCAAACCGCCCTGTTTCCAATTTAAAGCCTTCTTCATAATTTAAATCTCCAGAAACTACAATTGCACCTGCTTCCAAAAAAAGATCTACAATTGCTTTTCCTATCCCGCTTTTTCCACCTGTAACCAGAGCTACTTTGCCAGTTAAATCAATTTCGATCATTAGTGCTTACCTCCTAAGAGTAGACGTTAGGCAAATGTACGTTCAAACGGGTCTCTACTGAGGCCTTTTTCCAGTACGTCTTTTGCATATTCTTTCGCCGAAAATAAAGAATGGTCTTTATAATTCCCACAAGAAACTTGAGATACAGCTGGAACTTCTTCTGTGTCTAAAATGCGCTGCAACGTTTTTTCTAAAGCTTCCGCTACAACCTCAGGTGAATCTTCCTCCCATTTAATGAGATAAAAACCGGTACGGCAGCCCATTGGTGAGATATCAATAATGCCATCTAGCTCATCTCGTAAGTACGTCGCTAACAAGTGTTCTAACGTATGTAGAGCTCCTGTAGGCAATGCATCTTGGTTCGGTTGCAAAAAGCGCAAGTCGTATTTTTGAACAACGCTGCCTTTACTATTCTTTTCTACTCCTGCCACACGTACATACGGTGCTTTCACCAAATTATGATCTAATTCAAAACTTTCTACTTTAGCCATCTTGAGTTCCTCCTCATATTTTCTTTTGTTATTTACCCCAAACTTCTTCAGCAACTTCTAGTACTAGTTTCACTTTTTGCCATTGTTCTTCTTCAGTTAAATGGTTTCCTTCTTCTGTTGAAGCAAAACCGCATTGTGTACTTAAACAAAGTTGCTCTAACGGAACATATTTAGCAGCTTCTTGAATACGTGCCTTAATATCTTCTTTTGCTTCCAATTCACCAGTTTTGGAAGTTACCAAACCTAAAACAATTTGACCGTCACCTTTATAAAAACGTAAAGGTTCAAATCCGCCAGAACGCTCGGTATCGTACTCTAAGAAATAACCATCATAATTGGTTTGCCCAAATAGTTCTTTAGCTACGGGTTCATAAGCTCCGCTCCCAGCGTAAGTAGAAGCGTAATTTCCACGACAAATGTGTGTGGTAATGACTAAGTCAGCTGGTTTGTCTTTCAAAATGCTTTGCACATTTTTTGCCGACAGCTCTTTTAAATACGTTAACTCTTGTTCAGAGATATCTTCTACTACTTTGTCGTAACACAACACACCCCAGAAACAATCGTCAATTTGTAAATAACGACAGCCTAAGCGATAAAATT
Proteins encoded in this window:
- a CDS encoding glycerophosphodiester phosphodiesterase, which codes for MTKRVAINSLIIIVLLIAGLAYLDTKSFSSAKKITLPEEFMVIGHRGASGYAPEHTIEAYHQAKELGADYIELDLQLTKDGVLIAMHDDTLDRTTNGIGLVSDYTLEQLKELDAGSWFNQKNPKKAKENYAGLQIPTLEEIFQEFGNTVNYYIETKSPSENKGMEQELFSLLTKYDLLEDVATHQQVIIQSFSEESLHLIHDLNKDIPLIQLYNFDKSAVLSNNQLDAISKYAVGIGVNYASLTSNFGDQIRHTSLLLHPYTVNTAKEIASAIEMGATGVFTDYIKETR
- a CDS encoding SDR family NAD(P)-dependent oxidoreductase → MIEIDLTGKVALVTGGKSGIGKAIVDLFLEAGAIVVSGDLNYEEGFKLETGRFAVSKLNVASEESVNDLLKSTLEAFGKVNILVNSAGISTMDLMVDSQVLDWDKVMDVNAKGVYLTSKNVGKLMQKAGNGGRIIQIASQAGKNGYTALGTYVASKHAVLGLTKTLAKELAKDNILVNAVCPGVVETEMKHRERVEGGLIRGMTPEEIYDEDCSQIPLARTAKASEIADVVLFLASHLSAYMTGQAINVTGGMTMH
- a CDS encoding S-ribosylhomocysteine lyase; the encoded protein is MAKVESFELDHNLVKAPYVRVAGVEKNSKGSVVQKYDLRFLQPNQDALPTGALHTLEHLLATYLRDELDGIIDISPMGCRTGFYLIKWEEDSPEVVAEALEKTLQRILDTEEVPAVSQVSCGNYKDHSLFSAKEYAKDVLEKGLSRDPFERTFA
- a CDS encoding 5-methyltetrahydropteroyltriglutamate--homocysteine S-methyltransferase gives rise to the protein MSVITERLTRTDAPFRGDQVGSFLRPKALKKARKAFAEGNIALEELRKVEDNEIDKLVNKQVEVGLKAITDGEFRRSWWHLDFLEGLIGIDGYVPEHGYFFEGVETEKYDVRNTGKVAFNPNHPFFEHFTYLKEAVGDRAIPKATIPSPNQLLHQGIRDEAVYPTIEAFCEDVQQAYRETIQEFYRLGCRYLQIDDCFWGVLCYDKVVEDISEQELTYLKELSAKNVQSILKDKPADLVITTHICRGNYASTYAGSGAYEPVAKELFGQTNYDGYFLEYDTERSGGFEPLRFYKGDGQIVLGLVTSKTGELEAKEDIKARIQEAAKYVPLEQLCLSTQCGFASTEEGNHLTEEEQWQKVKLVLEVAEEVWGK
- a CDS encoding MetQ/NlpA family ABC transporter substrate-binding protein, with protein sequence MKKKQSILSFILITTTLVLGACSSTEGVSENASSKKNGSNESQPIVVGSQAADFQIWEFIAQSDAAKEAGITLEVEEVDGGPQLNTATVEGEVDVNAFQSWAYLESFNEESGSDLAAFATTYLEPMGIYSDKVDSVEDVTEGLVVAIADNPSNASRGLLLLEAAGLITLPDDFDVLGTTSDIIDNPKNLTFVEIDDTTGPRVIQDVDLVLIGNTIAMEGGLNVLEDSIFHEEITDETKANVNILVTQKENADNEDILKLGELYHDEEVQEYIEKQFDGTKVPVQKDISYLEE